The Tenrec ecaudatus isolate mTenEca1 chromosome 4, mTenEca1.hap1, whole genome shotgun sequence region GACTACTTTCCAGCGCGGGAGGGTAcctgggtggggttggggtggggggtggcccaGGATGGGAGCTCACGCTGCACGTGAAGCTGAGACCCGGAGAATGAGTCTTGGGCGGTTTCCAAAGAGGAACCTGAGCGGCGGTCCGCGTCTCACCTGTAGGAGCTGCTCACGGCACTCGTCACCTCTTCTCGGATTTGTCTGTTGAGGGCATCTGCCACCGCGCGCCCCTTGCCACCCTCGGAGCCGGCCGCCTGAGCTGGGGGCGCCGGCTTTGGGGTCTGTTCGGAGCCCAGCCCCTCTGCGCGGCGCAGCATCCAGGAGGGCCCGGCCTTCTTTCGGGTGTCGCGCTCATCTCCGCCGGACGACTTTCCGGCCGCAAGGACGATCCTCGGAGCCACCTCCGGCTCCGGGGCCTCAGCGGCAGCCTGCACTGGCCAGCGCTCCTGGCTCTTGGGTCTGCGCTTGGGCGCCCCGAGGCTGGGCGCCGGGGCCTGGGAGGTCGCGGGGATCTGCACGGGCTTGGGGATCCACGGGTGGTCCCCGCGGCGCGGCAGTGGCCAGGCACGGAAGTCCTTCTGGTACTGGGTCTCGCGCTCGAAGGGCGCATCGGAAGGCTGGTACTCGCTGCGTGGCCGGCAGCTCGGCTCGGGCCTCTGCACCTTCCAAGCGCGATAGTCCTGGCGCATCACCGAGTCCGCGGGACCCACGCTGGACGCCGAGCTCGCGCCCGGGCCGCTGCGGCCCTGCGCCGCCGCCTGAGCCTCGCGCTCGCCGCCGGGCCCGGGCGCCGGCCCTGTTGCCCGGGCAACTGCATCCAACTCACCCTGGGCCGGCTGAGTCTCTATGGCGACCGCGCGCGCCGAGGGGGGCGCGTTTGTCGCCGGCACTTGCTGCtgtggaggcggcggcggctgcaGCGCCTGCGGCGGGGCCCCGGGGTGCTCGGTGGCCTCCGAGTACTTGGTGAAAACCAGCGGCACGGCGATGTCCGCCTTGTCCAGTTGGTTCCAGAAGCGGGCGATGCAACAGGCCCGCGTGATGCACGGCCACGCCATGATGCTGGCTGCCCAGGCTGCTTCGCCCTCTTGCTTCGGGAACACGTCTCGCGACCCCCTGCTTTCAGCCTTGTGGCCCTCCAGCCAATCCGGCGGCCACCGGGGTTTTCTGGTCAGCCTGCGCTCCCTGTCCTGCTGCTGTAGAGAGCACCCGGGGACAGCGCCTGACCCCAAGGTCGGGCCCGCCAAGCCACTGCGGGGCTAGTCTGCGAGCCCCTCGCCTCGGTTGCCGGCGACAAACGATcctcctgcaaagaaaggtgTCCGGAGCGCGCTCGGCAGCGGCGCCGAAGGGCGAGAGGCACCGCGTCCCCGAGTCCCCGGCGGCGAGGGCGTCTGGGACGCGCCCCTCCCTGCGGCTGCGGCGGCGCGCAGACCCCGGCCGAGCGAAGCGACGCGCGGAGAGGTGGCTGCGGGCTGGGCTTAAGCCATGGCGCAGAGAAAGGGCCCGGAGCGTGGCCGCGGGGTTCGAGGACCGGCTCTGTTTCCTCCCACCGGCGTGCGAGCGTAGCCTCCGGAGCTGGGAGGGGATCGCCTCCCGCGGAGACTGGGcgttgctgccgccgccgccccccTTCAGTGCGGTTGCAGCCTctctcgccgccgccgccgccgcctctgctGCAGGGACGCGGCCCCACCCTTTTCTTCCACTCGGCGGAGGGGGTGGAAAGCCAGGAAAGATGCTGAGAGCAAGCGCGCTGCAGGAAACAGCACCTGCTGTCGTCACGGCGCACGACCCGGAGCtcgccctccctctctccccaaccccaccccacccctccccctgcccccccagctCCGCCCTCGTCTGCTCCCAGGCAACAAGGGATCTGGGGCCTTGGCGGGTTCAAATCCCAGACTCACGATGACTTGCTGCCCTGACGATTGTCCACGGTGTCTCTTTTATAAAATGGGACCAATcatttgggggagggaggaggattacATTCTTTTAAATATGGAGGAAACCACTCGTGAAACGCCCaccacatgtttgtttgttttttaaaggtagCTACAATTATTCCAAAGTCAAAAGCTGGATCTGAACTCACTGAGTAGTGTGGGATCGGCGAGTTTACCAGTCTCCCACAGAAGCATTGCTGCTTTTCTGGGACCCTTGGGGCACCTTAGACCCTCCCCAACACCCATTCAATCTCAGTTCAGCCCTGAGGCCACACTGGAGAGAAGAGGGTGAAAGGAGGTGAAAGgcgattcttttttaaaacaaagcaacaaaatggcTTATTTTGAATTGGGTGGAGGGTTACACATCAAATCCGTATTTTTGCTACAGAATGGCTTGCCCTGCTCCCATGCGAGCCCCCCTCCTCCAATCTCCCTCTGGAGGGATACTATCTTGAAAGAGGCCAGAGCTGGAAGGTTGGGAGTGGGATATCTCGaggggtagtgggggtggggatggtctGGGATGGGGAATTGCTCTGGCACAGAATAGGGTTTGCTCTAGCAGGTCCAGGCCCCCTGGAGGAGGCAGGTAGACCTTGGTTGGCACATACTCCTGTATATGGGTCAACGAGACAAGTGTGTCATCTCTAAGTGGTTTTGTGAGAATAGTTCAAGACTCAGAGCAGAATCTTTGAGTCAAATCACATCCACGATCCACATCCCAGGCTTTGGGACTCTTTAGTTGTATGGCCTTGAACAAATTGCTACACTTTTCTGACCTTTAATATCTTATCTGTAAATCAGAGTACACATCCTCAATTTGGAAGGTGGTTCTGAGAATGAACAATTAGTTAATGCATGAAAAGTGCTTCCCACAGTATGTGGCATAGAGCAATGGCTCAATAAATAGTAGCTATTATTATGCCaccaaggagtcctgatggcacagtggtgaaaGTGCTGGCTGCGAAGCAAAAGGCTGGCCGCAGGAACCTAGCAAAGATACAGCCGTCTGTGTCTAtacagattgacagcctcgggAATCGTGtgggtagttccactctgtcccaggaGCTGGAATCACACTGGCAGCCGTGGGTTTGTTTGTTATCAACCCGGTGGTGAATTAGCAGTGGAATGCTTGCCTTCTAtataggagatggattgacactgcatctgcaacaatgggctcaggcagaggaaccatGGTGAGGAATACACAGGATGGAgaagtgctttgttctgtcttgAAATGGGATGCTATGGGTTGGATGACTTGATTGCCCCTAACAAGAACAGCAACATGCAGGAGATCCCTGAGCAATCTATTGCAACGCAATTCAAGACATTCCGTGTACAGCCATCACCTGTCATTGGTGGCTTGGGACTGCTATTATGCTGAGAAGATTTCGACGGAGCTTCCACATtatgatagactaggaagaaaggcccaatgagctacttctgaaaaatctgcattgaaaaccccatagaCCTTCTCCAAGAAGCCCACCTGTGCTCCCAAGTGTCTCTTGGTCTCCCCTTGGTGTCCGTGTATATCTCCGGCCCGGCGCTGCACTCCTCCTCCCAGCTCCAGCCATTGGCTTCTGGTCTGGTTTCCCTCCCACGTTGGCAGACTTTTCAGCATCAGCCAATTAAGCTGAGGGTGTTGGCATTTCTGGGGGAGAAAGTAATTTACGTGTTTAGATCAGGAATTAATTGTAAAACACAGCCTTCTTTTTGTAAAAACCTTAGGTTCAAAGGGAACAAGAAAGACATCTCTGATTAGTTAATTATCTGCTGAACTTCCTCCTACTTGGGTCTTTGCATCTTTGTGATT contains the following coding sequences:
- the MAP6 gene encoding microtubule-associated protein 6 isoform X2 yields the protein MAWPCITRACCIARFWNQLDKADIAVPLVFTKYSEATEHPGAPPQALQPPPPPQQQVPATNAPPSARAVAIETQPAQGELDAVARATGPAPGPGGEREAQAAAQGRSGPGASSASSVGPADSVMRQDYRAWKVQRPEPSCRPRSEYQPSDAPFERETQYQKDFRAWPLPRRGDHPWIPKPVQIPATSQAPAPSLGAPKRRPKSQERWPVQAAAEAPEPEVAPRIVLAAGKSSGGDERDTRKKAGPSWMLRRAEGLGSEQTPKPAPPAQAAGSEGGKGRAVADALNRQIREEVTSAVSSSYRNEFRAWPDIKPVKPIKAKTQYKPPDDKMSHETSYSAQFKGEANKPAPGDNKVMDRRRVRSLYSEPFKETSKVEKPSFQSSKPKKTSASHKTPRKAKDKQVVSGRATKKKSAEAPSAAGPEDAEQSQPMNNKLAEAKE